The following is a genomic window from Thioclava electrotropha.
CAGCCCCCGCGAATTCCCCGATTTCAGCACGATTTCGTGACGTATCGCATATCTGTAATTTCAAGCAATTTTTCCGGGCGAAATCCGACCAAAATGTTGAAAAAGGTCAATCCCTTGGCCTAGCCTCAGCGGATAACCGCAGGGGTGCCTTGCCGACAGCGCAAATCCGCTTCCCCGTAAGGGCCGCTTTGACTATACGAGGCGCGGGCCGTGGCTTGGCGCGAGTCGCGGTGTTTCTAAGAAATTTGGGATGGGACAGGCGTAATATGGTTGGTGGGATCTTCTCCTCGGACATGGCGATCGACCTCGGGACGGCGAACACGCTGGTCTATGTCAAAGGCAAGGGTATCGTGCTGAACGAACCCTCTGTGGTCGCCTATCACGTCAAGGACGGCAAAAAGCAGGTGCTGGCAGTCGGTGAAGACGCCAAGCTGATGCTCGGCCGAACCCCCGGCTCGATCGAAGCGATCCGCCCGATGCGCGACGGCGTCATCGCGGATTTCGACAGCGCCGAGGAAATGATCAAGCATTTCATCCGCAAGGTGCATAAGCGCTCGACCTTCTCGAAGCCGAAGATCATCGTCTGCGTCCCGCATGGCGCGACCCCGGTGGAGAAGCGCGCGATCCGTCAGTCGGTTCTCTCGGCAGGTGCGCGCCGCGCCGGCCTGATCGCAGAACCGATCGCAGCGGCCATCGGCGCCGGCATGCCGATCACCGACCCCACGGGCTCAATGGTGGTCGATATCGGCGGCGGCACGACCGAGGTGGCCGTCCTCTCGCTGGGCGACATCGTCTATGCGCGCTCGGTGCGCGTGGGCGGCGACCGCATGGACGAGGCGATCATCTCCTACCTGCGCCGCAACCAGAACCTTCTCGTGGGCGAATCCACCGCAGAGCGGATCAAGACCACGATCGGCACCGCGCGGATGCCCGATGACGGGCGCGGCATGTCGCTCCATGTGCGCGGTCGCGACCTGCTCAACGGCGTGCCGAAAGAAACCGAAATCACCCAGGCGCAAGTCGCCGAGGCGCTGTCGGAGCCGGTCCAGTCGATCTGCGACGCGGTGATGCAGGCGCTGGAGACCACCCCGCCGGACCTCGCCGCCGACATCGTCGACCGTGGCGTGATGCTCACGGGTGGCGGTGCGCTGCTGGGCGAGCTGGATCTGGCCCTGCGCGAGCAGACGGGCCTGTCGATCTCGATCGCCGATCAGTCGCTCAACTGTGTTGCGCTCGGCACCGGCAAGGCGCTTGAATATGAGAAACAGCTTCGCCACGTCATTGATTACGACAGCTGAGCCGGGACCGGGATCGCACCACGCCCGGCCAGTGATCTGACCGGAGACGGAATTGGCCAGAAATCGCGACGACCAAGACTATATCGGACCGCTGCGCCGACTGGGCGTTGCGGTTCTTGTCGTCATATTGCTCGCCCTCTTCCTCGTCTGGCGCATCGACAGCCCGCGGATGGAGCGGTTCCGCTCTGCCCTCGTGGATCGCTTCGTGCCCAGCTTCGATTGGGCGATGGCCCCGGTCACGAAACTGACCGACATGGTCGAGGGCTTCCAATCCTATTCGCGCATCTACGAGCAGAACCAGGAGTTGCGCCGCGAGCTGCAGCAGATGAAGGCGTGGAAGGAAGCCGCCGTTCAGCTGGAGCAGCAAAACGCGAAGCTTCTGGCGCAGAACAAGGTGCGGCTCGATCCGAAACTGACCTCCGTGTCGGGGCGCGTGCTGGCCGATAGCGGCTCGCCCTTCCGTAAATCGGTGCTGCTGAATGTCGGCAAGCGCGACGGCATCGTCGATGGCTGGGCCACGATGGACGGGCTGGGCCTTGTGGGCCGGATCTCGGGCGTGGGCTCCTCGACTTCGCGGGTGCTGCTGCTGACCGACGCGTCGAGCCGCATCCCGGTCTCGATCCCGGCCTCGGGACAGAACGCGATCCTCGCGGGCGACAACTCCCCCTACCCGTTCGTGGATTTCCTCGAACATCCCGACCGCGTGCGCCCGGGCGACCGCGTGATCTCCTCGGGCGATGGCGGGGTCTTCCCGGCGGGACTGCTGGTCGGTCAGGTTTTTCAGGGCCGCGACAAGCGGCTGCGCGTACGTCTCGCGGCCGATTACGAGCGGCTCGATTTCCTGCGCGTGCTGCGCTCGCACCCGGCCGAGCGGATCGAGAATGCCGGCGGGCTGATTGCGCCCGATCCGAAAGTCATCGAACAGGAAGCCGCCGAGAAGGCGCGCTCGGAGGCTGCCGAGGGCGCGCTCGAACCCGATGACGGGTCGGAGGACGGCAACGGGGGCAGCCAATGATCGACCCCATCACCCGCCGCCGTCTCAGCTACCGTACGCTCTTCGTGGTGATCGGCCTCGTGCTGATCTTCGTGCGCCTGATGCCGGTCGACCATTCGCCGGGCGGCCTGCCCGGCCCCGACCTGACCTTGGCCCTGACGCTGGCTTGGGTGCTGCGGCGGCCCGAATACGCCCCGGCCCTGCTGATCGTTCTGGTTTTCCTGCTTGAAGACATCATGTTCTGGCGGCCCATCGGACTTTGGGCGCTGATCGTCCTCGGCGCGACCGAATTCCTGCGCCGCCGCGAGCAAAGCCTGCGCGATCTGCCCTTCGCGCTGGAATGGGCATTGGTCGCGGGGCTGCTGATCGCTATGGTGGCGGTGAAGCGCATCGTCCTGCTGGTCACGATGGTCGATCAGCCGAGCCTCGGGCTGGAACTGTTCCAGATGCTGGTGACGCTGGCCGCCTACCCGGTGGTGGTGCTGGTGTCGCGGGTGGCCTTCGGCCTGCGCCGCGCGGCACCGGGCGAGGTCGACGCCTACGGACATCGAATGTGAGGGGGCCCAGAATGAGACGATCCCCGAAAGAGACCGAAGTCAGCACCCGCCGCATCACGCGACGCGGCTTGCTCTTGGGCGGCGCGCAGGCGGCGGTCGTGGCCGTGCTGGCGGCGCGGATGCGCAAGATGCAGCTCGAAGACGCCAAGCAATACCGGCTGCTGGCCGAGGGCAACTCGGTGAAAATCCGGCTGATCCCGCCAGCGCGCGGGCTGATCTTCGATCGCAACGGGGTCATGCTTGCGGGCAACGAGCAGAATTACCGTGTCACGATCACCCGCGAGGATACCGACGACGTCGATGCGACGCTGGACGCTTTGCGCCGTCTGATCCCGATTACCGATGGCGATACGAAAGACATCCTGCACGACATCCGCCGCCGCCCGCCGACGACGCCGGTCACCGTGGCCGACCGCCTGACATGGGACGAGTTCTCGCGCGTCGCGGTGAACGGCCCCTCGCTGCCCGGTGTCAGCCCCGATGTCGGCCTGTCGCGCCTCTATCCGCGCCGCGAGGATTTCGGCCATGTGATCGGCTATGTCGGCCCGGTCTCGGATTACGATCTGAGCAAGATGGAAGACCCCGACCCGCTGCTGCTGATCCCGAAGTTCCAGCTTGGCAAAACCGGGATCGAGGCCAAAGAGGAAAGCGTGCTGCGCGGCGCGGCCGGTCAGCGGCGCGTCGAGGTGAACTCCGCCGGGCGCGAGATGCGCGAGCTGTCGCGCGAACCCGGCCAGCCCGGCGAGAACCTTCAGCTGACGCTCGATTATCGTCTGCAGAACTATGCGCTGCAGCGGTTGGAGGAGGAATCCGCCGCGACCGTCGTGATGGATGTGACCAATGGCGACGTGCTCGCCTGCGCCTCCGCACCGAGCTTCGATCCCAACCTTTTCGTGCGCGGGATTTCGGTCGCCGATTATCAGCGTCTCACGCAGGACGATCACCGCCCGCTGGCCGACAAGACCGTGCAGGGACTCTACCCGCCGGGCTCGACCTACAAGATGGTCACCGCGCTCGCCGCGCTGGAGGCCGGGCTGGTGACGCCCGAGGAAACCATCTGGTGCCCCGGCTATGTCGAGATTGCGGGCCGCCGCTTCCACTGCTGGAAGGGCGCGGGCCATGGCCATGTGAACATGACCAAGAGCATGGAGCAGTCCTGCGACGTCTATTACTACGAGCTGTCGCAGCGCGTCGGCATCGACAAGATGAGCGACATGGCCAAGCGTCTGGGTATTGGCGTCCGGCCCGACCTGCCGATGTCGGCGGTGAAGGAAGGCGTGGCCCCCACCAAGGACTGGAAGCGGGAGCGTTACGGCAAGGACTGGCTGATCGGCGACACCGCGAACGCGGCGATCGGTCAGGGCTATGTGCTGGCCTCGCCGATGCATCTCGCGATCATGGCGGCGCGCATCGCCAGCGGCAAGAAGGTCGAGCCGCGTCTGATCCGCGCCCGTGACGGGGTCGAGCAACCGATCCGCGTCACCGACGATCTGGGCGTCGAGAAGGTCTATCTCGACAGCGTGCGCAAGGGGATGACCGCGGTGGTGAACTCCTCGCGCGGCACCGCGCGCGGCTCGCGCATCGCGATGAAGGAATGGAAGATGGCGGGCAAGACCGGCACCTCCCAGGTCCGCAACATCACCAAGGCCGAACGTGCCCGCGGCGTGATCCGCAACGAGCAGCTTCCCTGGAACCGCCGCGACCACGCGCTCTTCGTGGCCTTCGCCCCGATCGACAATCCGCGCTACGCGGTCTCGGTCGTGGTTGAGCACGGCTCGGGCGGCTCGACGGCCGCCGCCCCGATCGCGCGCGACGTGTTGCTGTTCGCGCTGGCGGGCGGCCTGCCCCCGGACGATGCCTACCCGTCCTTCGCCCGCGCGAAGGCCAAGGAGCTGAACGAAACGCTCGATCTGGTCGACCCCGACACCGTGCAGAAGCCGCAATCGAGGTCGCGCGCATGAGCTATCTCGAGAGCAATCTCAAGACCGTCCCGACGGGATGGCGCAAGATCTTCTATCTGAACTGGCCGCTGGTGATCCTGCTGACGGCGGTGGCCTGCGCGGGCTTTCTGATGCTCTACTCGGTCGCAGGCGGGAATATCCATACCTGGGCCGAGCCGCAGATGAAACGCTTCGCGCTCGGTATGATCGCCATGTTCACTGTCGCCTTCATCCCGGTCTGGTTCTGGCGCAATGTCTCGGCGCTGGCCTATTTCGTGGCGCTTTTGCTGCTGGTCGCGGTGGAGTTCTTCGGCGCGATCGGCATGGGCGCACAGCGCTGGCTGGAGATCGGCCCGCTGCGCATTCAGCCCTCCGAGTTGATGAAGATCACCCTCGTGATGCTGCTGGCCGCCTATTACGACTGGCTGCCTGTCGAGAAGGTCTCGCGCCCGCTCTGGGTGTTCATTCCCGCGGTGATCATTCTCGCGCCCACCTTCCTCGTGCTCGCCCAGCCCGATCTGGGCACCGCCGTGATGCTGGTGCTGGGCGGGGCCTTCGTGATGTTCGCAGCTGGGGTGTCGTTTTGGTATTTCGGCACCGTGATCGCGCTGGTCGTGGGGCTGGTCTTCGGCGTGATGGAGAGCCGTGGTACGGAATACCAGCTTCTCCACGACTACCAATACAAGCGGATCGACACCTTCCTCGATCCGGGCTCGGATCCGCTTGGCGCGGGCTACAACATCATGCAGGCGCAGATCGCGCTCGGCTCGGGCGGCTGGTCGGGGCGCGGCTTCATGCAGGGCACGCAAAGTCGGCTGAACTTCCTGCCCGAGAAGCACACGGACTTCATCTTCACCACGCTCGCCGAGGAGTTCGGCTTCGTCGGCGCCTTCTCCCTCCTGATGCTTTACACCGGCATCATCGGCTTTGCGCTTTATACCGCGATGGCAACGAAGGACCGGTTCGCCTCGCTGCTCAGTTTCGGGGTCGCGGGGACGTTCTTCTTCTTCTTCGCGATCAACATGGCGATGGTGATGGGGCTGATGCCTGTCGTGGGGGTGCCTCTACCCCTCGTCAGTTACGGGGGCACCGCCATGATGATCCTGCTCGCGGCCTTCGGGCTGGTGCAAAGCGCCCATGTCCATAGACCGAGGCAAAGATGATCCGCGTACTTTTCGCCGACAAGCCCGAGAACTGGGCGCGTTACGAACGCCCGCTGACCGAGGCCATCGCCGCGACCGGCATTGAGGCCCGGATCGTTCAGCCAGGCGAGACCGACCCCGCGCAGATCGACTATGTCGTCTATTCGCCGCAGGGCCCGGTGCAGGATTTCACCGCCTATACCTGCGCGAAAGCTGTGCTGAACCTCTGGGCCGGGGTGGAGCGCGTGGTGGGCAACGAGACCCTCACCCAGCCGCTGTGCCGGATGGTGGATGCGGGACTGGAGCGCGGAATGGTCGACTATGTGACCGGCCACGTGCTGCGCTATCACCTCGGGATCGACGCGACGCTGACCCAGCAGGACGGTGTCTGGCGCCATGACGGGGGCGTCCCGCCCTTGGCGCGCGACCGCTCGGTGGTGATGCTGGGACTGGGTGCGTTGGGCAAGGCCTGCGCCGAAGCGCTGGCGGGTCTGGGCTTCAAAGTCACCGGCTGGAGCCGTAGCCCTAAGGACATCCCCGGGATCACCTGTCTCAGCGGCGATGACGGACTGGCGGAGGCGCTGTCGAAGGCGGAGATCCTCGTCTCGATCCTGCCCGACACGCCCGAGACCACCAATCTTCTGAACGCGGACACGCTGGCACAGATGTCGAAGGGGGCACGGATCATCAATCCGGGCCGCGGCACGCTGATCGACGATGAAGCGCTGCTGACGGCGCTCGATCGCGGCCAGATCGGCCATGCGACGCTCGACGTCTTCCGCGTCGAGCCTCTGCCCCCCGAGCACCCCTATTGGGCGCATCCCCACGTGACGGTGACGCCCCATATCGCCGCCGAGAGCCGGGCAGAGACCGCCTCCGAGGTGATTGCGGAGAATATCCGGCGGGGCGAGGCCGGTGAGCCGTTCCTCTATCTCGTGGATCGCTCGCGCGGCTATTGAGCGGCGCAGGCCGGGGGTTTCACACCCCCGGACCCCCGTGAGATATTTCGACCAAGAGGAAGATCAGAGCGTTGGCGCGGGCAGTCCGAGCTGCTGCGCAAGACCCGCAAGGCGGCTTTCCTGCCCCGCCCAATCGGCGGCGCGCGACGCGAACAGCGTCGCCTGAGACTGGTGGATCAGCCCGTCCGAGAGGATCTTCAGGTGGTTCGCGCGCAGCGTCTCGCCGCTCGAGGTGATGTCGGCCACGGCCTCGGCAGTGAGGTTCGCGATCGTCCCCTCGGTCGCGCCCTGGCTGTCGACAAGCTGCCAGTCGGCCACGCCTTCGCGGGTCAGGAATTCGCGCACCAACCGGTGATATTTCGTAGCGATCCGCAGGCGGAAGCCATGCGTCGCGCGGAAGCGGTGGGCGGCGGCGTCGAGGTCTTCGAGGCTGTCCACGTCCGACCAGCAGGCCGGCACGGCGATGATCAGATCGGCATGGCCAAAGCCCATCGGCGCGAGATCGGCGACCTGACTTTCCCAATCGGCGAGCTTCTCGCGCACGAGATCGGAGCCGGTGACGCCCAGATGGATACGTCCCGCCGCCAGTTCGCGCGGGATTTCTCCGGCCGACAGCAGCACGAGCTGCACACCCTCGGCCCCTTCGACCGCGCCTGCATATTCGCGCTCCGACCCGGTGCGCTTGAGCGTGATCCCCGCTTGCCCAAACCAGTCGAAGGTCTTCTCCATCAGACGCCCCTTGGAGGGCACACCGAGTTTGATCATGGCCTCACTCATGCTTGCGCCTCCAGATCGGCCATCAGCCCAGCACGGATCACACCGCCCACGGCGGGGATTTCGCGCCCCTGCCCCAGTTGTCGGGTCAGCGCATCGTAGCGCCCGCCGGAGGCGACCGGCGGCAGCGCCGGATCGGTGGCGGTGAAGGTGAAGACGAAGCCGTCGTAATATTCCATAGTCGAGCGCCCGTGGCTCGCGTCGAAGGTGATCGCGGCAAGGTCGATGCCGCGCGTGGCGAGCGCATCGAGGCGCTTTTCGAGCCGCGCGATGGCGGGCTCGATGGAAGCGATGTTCAGCGCGCGCAGGGCGGCAGGCGCCTGATCGGCGGCACAGCGCAGCTCAGCCAGTTTGCCCATCGCGGCAACCGCATCGGTCGGGATCGGCGCGGCGGCGGCATCGGCGGCCAGCGTGGCGATCCGCGCCTCCATCTCCTCGCGCGAGCGCAACCCGATCCACGGCGCGCCGGAGCGTTGGCCGGTCAACAGGTCGGCGCGGGCTTTCGGCACCTCGACCTGCCCCGAATAGCGGGCGAGAAGATGCTGGAAGCGTTTGGGGCGCCAGATGTGACGGGCAAGCGCGGCCTTGCGTTCGGGCAGCGTATCGAGCCCGTCGACGGCCGCGCGCAGCAGGCCCATATCGCCGATCGTGGCGGACAGGTTCAGCTTGGCGAGAAGCCCCGCGAACAGCGCGAAGACCTCAGCATCAGCGGCTTCGGGATCGGCGCGGTCGAAGATTTCGAACCCGGCCTGAAAATACTCATGGGCGCGGGCGGCACCGCGATGATCCTGACGGCGGAACACCTCCCCCGCATAGGCGTAGCGAGCAGGTTCGGCACCATTGGCCATGTGCTCCTGCACGACCGGCACGGTGAAGTCAGGGCGCAGCATCATCTCGCCGCGCAGCGGGTCGGCGGTGACATAGGCGCGGGCGCGGATATCCTCGCCGTAAAGGTCGAGCAGCGCCTCGGCGGGTTGCAGGATGTCGGGCGTGACCTCGACCGCACCCGCTTTGAGGAATTGCTCCAGCAGGCGGCTTGCCTGTCCCCGCGCTTGCGCCTTGTCCGCCATCACTCGGCCTCGTAGCGCGCAAGAATCTCTTGCACTTTTGCGACCATTTCCCCGGTCGGAACCTCGAATTGCGCCGGTTGGGATTTCCATTCCTCAACCGTCGCGTCCTGCGCGATCTTCGCGCCGAGGATCAGGTCCTTGATCTGGACAACGCCGCGTTCGGCCTCGTCCGAGCCTTGGATGATCGCCACGGGGCTTTCGCGTTTATCGGCATATTTCAACTGGTTGCCGAAGTTCTTCGGGTTGCCCAGATAGACCTCGGCGCGCAGCCCTGCCCCGCGCAGCGTGGAGGCCAGCGCCATGTATTCGGCCATCCGGTCGCGATCCATCACGGTCACGACGACCGGGCCCTGCGCGGAGCCGCCAATGCGGCCCTTGGCGCGAAGTGCAGCCAGAAGACGGTCGACGCCGATCGAGACGCCGGTGGCCGGGACGACCTGACCGGTGAAGCGCTTGACCAGATCGTCATAGCGCCCGCCGCCAGCGACCGAACCGAATTGGCGCGGGCGGCCCTTCTCGTCGGTGATCTCGAAGGTCAGCTCGGCCTCGAAAACCGGGCCGGTGTAATAGCCCAAACCGCGCACGACCGAGGGGTCAATCACGATGCGGTCGGGGCCGTAGCCCTGCGCGTCGAGAAGCGAGGCGATCTGCTCGAGTTCATCCACGCCTTCCAGACCGGCTTCGCAGCCTTGAACGAGCTCTCGAAGGTGTTCCAGAACGCTCTTATTCCAAACACTTCCGAAACTCTCACGGACTTGCTCTTGTGAGGTGTCGGGAGTGGCGCCCTGTGCGGCAGCTCCGCGCCGAAGAAAGTCAGCTTCTTGCGGTTCGCTCCCTACAGATGCGGAGAGTTTTCTTTGAACTGCCTCATTGGCATTCACGAAGCCCATGACCGTATCGGCCTGTGCTTCGGACAGCCCCGCACCCTTGGTGAAGTCGCCGGAGTCGTCCAGACGCCCCTCGCCCATCAGAAGGCGCACGCCCTCCTCGCCGAACTTGTCGAACTTGTCGATGGCGCGCAGGACGATGCCGCGTTCCTCTTCGAACTTCGTGGGGTCGGCCGGGTCGAGAACGCCCGCGACCTCCATCACCCCGTTCAGAACCTTACGGTTGTTCACGCGCACGACGTAATCGCCGCGCGGAATGCCGACGGCTTCCAACGCATCCGAAAGCATGCCGCAGATCTCGGCATCGGCGGCAACCGAGGGCGCGCCCACGGTATCGGCATCGCATTGATAGAATTGGCGGAACCGGCCCGGACCGGGCTTTTCGTTGCGCCAGACGGGACCCATCGTGAAGCGGCGATAGGGCGTCGGCAGGTCGTTGCGATATTGCGCCGCGACCCGGGCCAGCGGCGCCGTCATGTCGTAGCGCAGCGCCAGCCACTTGCCGTCATCTTCCTCCTGCCACGCGAAGACGCCCGCGTTCGGGCGGTCCACATCGGGGAGGTATTTGCCCAGTGCCTCGACCGTCTCAATGGCCGAAGTTTCCAGCGCCTCGAAGCCATGCGTGCGATAGACCTCTGCGATCTTCGCCAGCATATCGGCCCGCTCGGTCACCTCCGTCCCAAAATAATCGCGGAAGCCCTTCGGGGCCTCTGCCTTGGGACGGGGCTGCTTTTTCTGTTTCGCCATCGGCTTGCACCTGATCTTATCTCGCGCGAGGGTGTAGCCCAAGGGGCTGGCCCCGGCAAGCAATAGGAACGGCAGATGCAGGAACGGCTGGAACGGGCGGAGGAACAGATCGCCTATCTGACGCAAACGGTGGACGAACTGTCCGATGTCGCGGCCGCGCAGGCCCGTCAGATCGAACGGCTGGAGCGCCATCTGGGCCTGCTGATGGAGCGCGAGGCCGAGCGCGAATATGACAGCGGCAGCGCGATCCCCCTGGCCGACCAGAAACCGCCGCACTGGTAATGGACGCGGCGCTCTGGGGGCTGAACGGTGTTTTCGTGAGTGCCCAAGCGCTCATCTACACCGCTTTGCTGATCTGGCCCCCGGGCATCGACCTTCGTTCGACACTCGACCGGTTCGAGCTGTGGCAGGGCAGCGGCATCCTCGCGATGCAGGTGTTCTTCGCCGTGCCGCTGATGTGCGGGCTGATCTGGCGGCTGCGCAGCCACCGACAGGCGATGATTTTGGTCTCAATGAGTTTTCTGGCAACCGCCGTGCTGGGCGCGGCAGCATGGTTGGAGATGGGCATGATCTCCGGTGCGGTGCGCGACGGGATCAACGAGCCCGATCTGCTGCGCGGCGTGGCGCTGCTGCGCTGGGGCGAGTTCGCCACCGCCCTTGCCGCCGCGATCGCGCTGCGGCTGGCATGGGTGGCGCGCAGCCTGTGAGGCTCAGACCTCCTCGACCTCGCTCACCCCGCGCAAGGAGCGCAGCGCGCCTTTCACCTGCGCGTTGACCGGCGCCTCGGGCATCGCGGTGATCTGGTAGCGGCAGCCCCGCTCATTGTCATAGACCATGAAGCTGATCGGGCCGCGCGAATGGACCTTCCCTTCGCGGGCGACCCGCTCGACGAGGCTCGCGACCGAGGCGACCGCGTCATTGTTGTCGATATGCACCAGAAGCCCGGATGACCCCGCATCCGCCGTCGCCTTCTCCACGGTCTGGGCCGAAGTGGCGACCATACGCACCGACTCGCCGTCGACCTCGACCTTCACGGTCAGCACCAGAAGGTTGCCAGTCTCGAGCACGTCGCGGCAGGCTTCCAGCGCCTCGGACCAGAAGGCGACCTCATAAGGCCCCGACGCATCCGAGAGTGCCACGAAGGCGAAGCGGTTGCCCTTGGCGGATTTCTTCTCGCGCACCGAGGCGACCTCGCCCGCGATCTTGGTCACGAAAGGACCGCCCACGGCCTTTTGCTGCACCTCTTCCCAGCTCAGCACCTTCTTGCGCTTGAGCGCGGGCAGGTAATCCTCGATCGGGTGACCCGAGAGGTAGAAGCCGATGGCCTTGTGTTCTTCGGCCAGACGTTCGCCCGGCAGCCAGTCGTCGGTATCGGCCAGACGCGGCGGCGGCAGATCGTCGCCCGCCTCGCCGAACAGCGACACCTGCGCCGACTCGCGCGCCTCGATCACCGCGCCCGACCACGCCATCAGCGATTCCAGCGACTCGAAGACGCGTTTGCGGTTCGGATCGAGCAGATCGAAGGCCCCTGCCCGCGCCAGCATCTCCAGCGGGCGCTTGCCCACCCGCTTCATGTCCACGCGCCGCGCGAAATCGAACAGGTCCTTGAAGGGCTCGTCGCCGCGCGCGGTCACGATCATCTGCATCGCGTCCACGCCGACGTTCTTCAGCGCGCCCAGCGCATAGACCAGCTTCTGATCGACCACGTCGAAGGTCGAAAGCGAGCGGTTCACGCAAGGCGGGATGATCTCGATCCCGAGCTTCTTCTGCACCTCGTCGGCAT
Proteins encoded in this region:
- a CDS encoding rod shape-determining protein MreD; this encodes MIDPITRRRLSYRTLFVVIGLVLIFVRLMPVDHSPGGLPGPDLTLALTLAWVLRRPEYAPALLIVLVFLLEDIMFWRPIGLWALIVLGATEFLRRREQSLRDLPFALEWALVAGLLIAMVAVKRIVLLVTMVDQPSLGLELFQMLVTLAAYPVVVLVSRVAFGLRRAAPGEVDAYGHRM
- a CDS encoding ATP phosphoribosyltransferase regulatory subunit; protein product: MADKAQARGQASRLLEQFLKAGAVEVTPDILQPAEALLDLYGEDIRARAYVTADPLRGEMMLRPDFTVPVVQEHMANGAEPARYAYAGEVFRRQDHRGAARAHEYFQAGFEIFDRADPEAADAEVFALFAGLLAKLNLSATIGDMGLLRAAVDGLDTLPERKAALARHIWRPKRFQHLLARYSGQVEVPKARADLLTGQRSGAPWIGLRSREEMEARIATLAADAAAAPIPTDAVAAMGKLAELRCAADQAPAALRALNIASIEPAIARLEKRLDALATRGIDLAAITFDASHGRSTMEYYDGFVFTFTATDPALPPVASGGRYDALTRQLGQGREIPAVGGVIRAGLMADLEAQA
- the mreC gene encoding rod shape-determining protein MreC, encoding MARNRDDQDYIGPLRRLGVAVLVVILLALFLVWRIDSPRMERFRSALVDRFVPSFDWAMAPVTKLTDMVEGFQSYSRIYEQNQELRRELQQMKAWKEAAVQLEQQNAKLLAQNKVRLDPKLTSVSGRVLADSGSPFRKSVLLNVGKRDGIVDGWATMDGLGLVGRISGVGSSTSRVLLLTDASSRIPVSIPASGQNAILAGDNSPYPFVDFLEHPDRVRPGDRVISSGDGGVFPAGLLVGQVFQGRDKRLRVRLAADYERLDFLRVLRSHPAERIENAGGLIAPDPKVIEQEAAEKARSEAAEGALEPDDGSEDGNGGSQ
- a CDS encoding 2-hydroxyacid dehydrogenase, with translation MIRVLFADKPENWARYERPLTEAIAATGIEARIVQPGETDPAQIDYVVYSPQGPVQDFTAYTCAKAVLNLWAGVERVVGNETLTQPLCRMVDAGLERGMVDYVTGHVLRYHLGIDATLTQQDGVWRHDGGVPPLARDRSVVMLGLGALGKACAEALAGLGFKVTGWSRSPKDIPGITCLSGDDGLAEALSKAEILVSILPDTPETTNLLNADTLAQMSKGARIINPGRGTLIDDEALLTALDRGQIGHATLDVFRVEPLPPEHPYWAHPHVTVTPHIAAESRAETASEVIAENIRRGEAGEPFLYLVDRSRGY
- a CDS encoding rod shape-determining protein, with translation MVGGIFSSDMAIDLGTANTLVYVKGKGIVLNEPSVVAYHVKDGKKQVLAVGEDAKLMLGRTPGSIEAIRPMRDGVIADFDSAEEMIKHFIRKVHKRSTFSKPKIIVCVPHGATPVEKRAIRQSVLSAGARRAGLIAEPIAAAIGAGMPITDPTGSMVVDIGGGTTEVAVLSLGDIVYARSVRVGGDRMDEAIISYLRRNQNLLVGESTAERIKTTIGTARMPDDGRGMSLHVRGRDLLNGVPKETEITQAQVAEALSEPVQSICDAVMQALETTPPDLAADIVDRGVMLTGGGALLGELDLALREQTGLSISIADQSLNCVALGTGKALEYEKQLRHVIDYDS
- the hisG gene encoding ATP phosphoribosyltransferase; amino-acid sequence: MSEAMIKLGVPSKGRLMEKTFDWFGQAGITLKRTGSEREYAGAVEGAEGVQLVLLSAGEIPRELAAGRIHLGVTGSDLVREKLADWESQVADLAPMGFGHADLIIAVPACWSDVDSLEDLDAAAHRFRATHGFRLRIATKYHRLVREFLTREGVADWQLVDSQGATEGTIANLTAEAVADITSSGETLRANHLKILSDGLIHQSQATLFASRAADWAGQESRLAGLAQQLGLPAPTL
- the hisS gene encoding histidine--tRNA ligase translates to MAKQKKQPRPKAEAPKGFRDYFGTEVTERADMLAKIAEVYRTHGFEALETSAIETVEALGKYLPDVDRPNAGVFAWQEEDDGKWLALRYDMTAPLARVAAQYRNDLPTPYRRFTMGPVWRNEKPGPGRFRQFYQCDADTVGAPSVAADAEICGMLSDALEAVGIPRGDYVVRVNNRKVLNGVMEVAGVLDPADPTKFEEERGIVLRAIDKFDKFGEEGVRLLMGEGRLDDSGDFTKGAGLSEAQADTVMGFVNANEAVQRKLSASVGSEPQEADFLRRGAAAQGATPDTSQEQVRESFGSVWNKSVLEHLRELVQGCEAGLEGVDELEQIASLLDAQGYGPDRIVIDPSVVRGLGYYTGPVFEAELTFEITDEKGRPRQFGSVAGGGRYDDLVKRFTGQVVPATGVSIGVDRLLAALRAKGRIGGSAQGPVVVTVMDRDRMAEYMALASTLRGAGLRAEVYLGNPKNFGNQLKYADKRESPVAIIQGSDEAERGVVQIKDLILGAKIAQDATVEEWKSQPAQFEVPTGEMVAKVQEILARYEAE
- the rodA gene encoding rod shape-determining protein RodA, which encodes MSYLESNLKTVPTGWRKIFYLNWPLVILLTAVACAGFLMLYSVAGGNIHTWAEPQMKRFALGMIAMFTVAFIPVWFWRNVSALAYFVALLLLVAVEFFGAIGMGAQRWLEIGPLRIQPSELMKITLVMLLAAYYDWLPVEKVSRPLWVFIPAVIILAPTFLVLAQPDLGTAVMLVLGGAFVMFAAGVSFWYFGTVIALVVGLVFGVMESRGTEYQLLHDYQYKRIDTFLDPGSDPLGAGYNIMQAQIALGSGGWSGRGFMQGTQSRLNFLPEKHTDFIFTTLAEEFGFVGAFSLLMLYTGIIGFALYTAMATKDRFASLLSFGVAGTFFFFFAINMAMVMGLMPVVGVPLPLVSYGGTAMMILLAAFGLVQSAHVHRPRQR
- the mrdA gene encoding penicillin-binding protein 2, with product MRRSPKETEVSTRRITRRGLLLGGAQAAVVAVLAARMRKMQLEDAKQYRLLAEGNSVKIRLIPPARGLIFDRNGVMLAGNEQNYRVTITREDTDDVDATLDALRRLIPITDGDTKDILHDIRRRPPTTPVTVADRLTWDEFSRVAVNGPSLPGVSPDVGLSRLYPRREDFGHVIGYVGPVSDYDLSKMEDPDPLLLIPKFQLGKTGIEAKEESVLRGAAGQRRVEVNSAGREMRELSREPGQPGENLQLTLDYRLQNYALQRLEEESAATVVMDVTNGDVLACASAPSFDPNLFVRGISVADYQRLTQDDHRPLADKTVQGLYPPGSTYKMVTALAALEAGLVTPEETIWCPGYVEIAGRRFHCWKGAGHGHVNMTKSMEQSCDVYYYELSQRVGIDKMSDMAKRLGIGVRPDLPMSAVKEGVAPTKDWKRERYGKDWLIGDTANAAIGQGYVLASPMHLAIMAARIASGKKVEPRLIRARDGVEQPIRVTDDLGVEKVYLDSVRKGMTAVVNSSRGTARGSRIAMKEWKMAGKTGTSQVRNITKAERARGVIRNEQLPWNRRDHALFVAFAPIDNPRYAVSVVVEHGSGGSTAAAPIARDVLLFALAGGLPPDDAYPSFARAKAKELNETLDLVDPDTVQKPQSRSRA